TGGGGCGTGCACCAGGAAGACAGGTGGACACGGCGCACCTCCAGAAGCGACGCGGGGTGCGTGCCGTCGCTCCGGAAGGACACCAAGGCGCGGGTATGTCCGTCAAGCGACAGGGCTTCTTGAGCACCTGCTGCACGTAGCGTCCGAGGGCGACGTGCTCGGGGAGCCTCCCAGTCGATCCGTTTTTTGAGGATCTGGAGCCACCGCCGCAATGGCCGGACCCGCTGGGCGTACAATGGAAGCCCCGCCGAGGAGAACGCCATGGGTTCCGCTCCCGACTCGAAGCACCAACGCCCCAGGTGGAAGCTGTACGTGTTGGACATCGTCGCGCTGGGCGTGCTGTTCGTGGGCCGCGCCAGCTTCGCGGACCACTACCACGTGCCCTCCGGCTCCATGGAGCCGACGCTCGCCATCAAGGACCACCTCGCGGTGGACAAGCGGGCCTACGGGCTGCGCGTCCCCCTCACCCACACCTGGCTCACCGAGTCGGAGCCCCAGCGGGGGGATGTCGTCGTCTTCGACTCGCCCATCGACGGCAAGGTGATGGTGAAGCGGCTGGTGGGGCTGCCGGGGGATCGCATCGCCTTCGACGGCGAGGCGCTCGTGCTCAACGGCCAGACGGTGGCCCAGGAGCAGACGGAGGACGGCGCGCGGCTCGAGCTGCTGCCGGGAGCCAGGCACGCGCTGCACCCCGAGCCGTACCAGGGGCCGGGGATGGAAGAGCTGGTGATTCCGCCGCGGCACTACCTGGTGCTGGGGGACCACCGGGGCAACTCGGCGGACAGCCGCGTCTGGGGACTGCTGCCGCGCGAGAACCTGCTGGGCCGCGTGGTGGCGGTGCTCTACAGCTCGCGCGAGGGCCTGTCCGGTGGCGAGCGCTGGTGGATTCCAATGCGCACGGAGGAGGGCTCCGGCGTGGACCCACGCCTCACGCGTTGAATGAACCTGCCAGCAGCCCCTGACCGAGTCACCTCTGGACAGCGAGGATGCGGCGGCCGGCCACATCGACGGCATAGGTAGCCTCCACGTCCAGAAGGGGTCCGCCCTTTTCACAAACCTTGGGGAGCAAGGTGATGCGGACGAACATCGCTCCGTGCGGTGCCGGGGAAGCAATCACTTCATACGATTCACGCTGATAGAGACACACTTCCTCTGGGGTGGCCCCGCGATGGGGCTTCACGTCCAGGGGAAGGAAATCGTCCATGGCGAGTTGCATGGCCGTAGCGACGGCCCCTGAGATGGTCGTCCGGGTCTCTTTCGGTAGTTCCAGGGGAAACTCGACACGCGCCGCCTCCTCCGGTGGCGCATGAACGGGGCGTTTGAACCAGGGGAGGAGCGAGCACGCTGGCAACAGCAGGACGAGCGGCAGAAGAAGCTTGCGCGTCATCGAATCTCCACTCCGGTGGGAGAGCCTGACGGACTGGCCCTCACGCGCCGCAGCGTAACACGGTCCCCGGCGACCCCATGAGAGGCCCCATCAACACCGGTCCTCGCCCGTCCGGCACACCCGCGAGGACGAGACCGCCGTCGCGCAGCGGACGTCACGGGCGAGCATGGAGGAAGGCCCTCGCCCACGCTGGGGACGGCGCTTCCCGTGCGTGGGGACGGGACCCACCTTCTCCTGCAGAGCAGACGTGCCTGCAGGAGGGCCAGGTGATGAAACATCCCGCGTCGCCGAGAGTCGTCACCCTCGTAGGACCCCAGGGCGTGGGAAAGACGACCCTGTTCGAGTCGCTGTTGAAGTCCACGGGGGCGGAGGAGTTACGGACAACCGGAAGCGGCGGTGCGGCCACCGGGCGGAGCATGACGCTCGAGCTGTCCGTGGCCCACACGCGCTTTCTCGGAGAGGAGTGGACCTTCATCGACACCCCGGGAGCTACCGAGTTCACCCAGGAGGCGCGCCACGCCCTCATGGTGAGTGACGCGGCCGTGGTGGTGTGCGACGCCTCGCCCGAGCGCGCCGCGGCCCTCGCGCCCCTCCTCACCTTCCTGGATGCACGGCGCATCCCCCACCTGCTCTTCCTCAATGTGCTCGAGGAGGGGGGCTCGCCGGTGCGCGAGGTGCTCGAGTCGCTCCAGGCCGTCTCCTCCCGGCCGCTGGTGATGCGGGAGATTCCGCTGCGCCAGGGGGGACACCTGGTGGGCGTGGTGGACCTGGTGAGCGAGCGCGCCTGGGGCCTGGGCCAGGGAGGCAAGCCCGCGCTCATCTCCCTTCCGGACTCGGACAAGCCGCGCGAGGAGACGGCGCGGCGCGAGCTCATCGAGCGGCTGGCGGACCTGGATGACGCCCTGCTCGCCCAGCTCCTCGAGGACGTGATTCCCCCGCCGCAGGCCCTCTACGCCCAGCTGGAGCGAGCGCTGCGCGAGGACCGGCTGGTGCCCGTCTTCCTGGGCTCGGCGGAGCAGGGCCTGGGCCTGGAGCGGCTGCTCAAGGGGCTGCGGCACGAGGCCCCCACCGTGGAGGAGACGCGCGAGCGCCTGGGCATTCCCAGCGAGATGCCCATGCTGGTGCAGACCTTCAAGACGCAGCACCAGCCGCACGTGGGCAAGCTGTCGATGGTGCGCGTCTGGCGGGGCGGGCTGCAAGAAGGTGACACGCTGGCCAACAGCCGGGTGGGCGGTGTGCAGCGGGTGCAGGGGACGAAGCAAACGTCCGCCGGGATGGCCCGCGAGGGCGAGGTGGTGACGGTGTCCCGCGTGGAGGGGTTGCGCACGGGAGACCTCGCCGATGCCCAGGGCACGCTCACGCCCAGGGACTGGCCCCTGGCCCCGCCGCCGGTGCACCAGGTCGCCATCGTCGCCGAGAAGCGCACGGATGACGTGAAGCTGACGACCGCCCTCGCGCGGCTGGTGGAGGAGGACCCATCCCTGTCGGTGGACCAGGAGGCGGACACGCAGATGCTGCTGCTCGGAGGCCAGGGCGAGCTGCACCTGCGCATGGCCCTCGAGCACCTGCGCACGCGCATGCGTGTCCCCGTGCTGACGCGTCCCCTGCCCATCCCCTACCGGGAGACGATCCGCAAGACGGGCTCACACCATGCGCGCTTCAAGCGGCAGTCCGGCGGGCACGGGCAGTTCGGCGACGTCGTGGTGGAGGTGAAGCCGCTGCCGCACGGGGAGGGCTTCCGCTTCACCTCGGCCGTGGTGGGGGGCTCCGTGCCCAAGCAGTACATCCCCGCGGTGGAGGAAGGCGTGAAGGACGGCCTGAGGCGCGGGCCGCTCGGCTTCCCCGTGGTGGACGTGGAGGTCACCCTCACCGGCGGCACCTACCACTCGGTGGACAGCTCGGATCAGGCCTTCCGCACCACCGGGCGTCTGGCCATGGTGGAGCTCCTCCCCAAGCTGGAGCCGGTGCTGCTCGAGCCCATCCTCCAGGTGGCCATCCACGTGCCCAACGAGGCCATTCCCCGGGCGCAGCGGCTCGTCACCAGCCGCCGGGGACAGATTCTCGGCTTCGACACGCACCCGGAGATACCGGGCTGGGAGGTGCTCACCGCCTATGTGCCGCAGTCGGAGATGCAGGGCTTCATCGTGGAGCTGCGCTCGGCCTCCTCCGGCCTGGGCAGCTTCGTCACGCGGCAGGACCACTACTCGGAGCTGGTGGGCAAGCAGGCCGAGCGCGTGGTGAGCCACCAGCAGCAGCCCGCGGCGGAGCGGTAGCCGCTCAGGGCGGAGGCGGAGAGAGCGCGCGCAGGCCCTCGGCGATGGCGGTGGCGATGTTGCCCATCAGATCCTGCCGCGCGTTGACGACATAGAGGTGCGGGGTGAGCGCCCACACCTCGCGCACCACGCGCCGGGGCGGTGGGGGCGGCTGGGTGCTCAGCTCGGCCTGGAGCAGGGGCAGCACCTTGTCGGACAGGCGCAGCGCGGTGTCCATGACGAAGATGGCCAGGTGGGGGCGCAGCGCGCGCACGCGCCGGAAGAAGGCGCCCACCTCATCGGGCGCCAGGTGCTTGGGCGGCGAGGACTTCATCTCCAGGTAGAGGAGCCGGCCCTCGGCCGCGGCCACCACGTCCAGGTCCCCGCCCACCTCGGGCGCGTGGAACTTCACCCCCACGGCCACGTCGAAGCCGAGCCGCCCGCGCAGCTCCCGCGCCACGTACCACTCCAGCGTGCCGCCGAAGTTATGGGCCGGGTAGCGCAGGCGGTAGCGCCCGCCGTCCTCTCGCTCGGCGAGCCCGAGCTCCACCAGCGTCTCGGCCGTCTTCTCCGCCTGCGCGGCCTCGACGTAGCGCGTGGCCTCGGTGGGCGAGAAGCTGCCGCGCCGCAGGATGGCGCCCCGGAGGAAGAGGCGGAAGGCGTAGTGGCCGAGCTGTTCCGCCAGCTTCTCGGCCGCCTCGCCCTCGAGGTCCGGCGGAAAGGGCAGATCCAACGGGGCCACGGTGGGCTGGAAGCCCCGGCGCACGAGCATGGCCAGGGCCTCGCTTCCCGCGGGCAGCAACAGCCTCGGCACGGGGGGCGCTCCCGCGGCGTACAGCTCCAGATCCCTGGCCGTGGGCAGGTTCCCGGAAGGTGGCGGCTGCTGTGTCATACCCTCCCCTCGGCCGCCGGACAGGCGCGGCCCCATTCACTGCCGCTTCACAGGTCGCAATCGACGTCGTTGTAGGTGTTGAAGGGCACGCCCGCGACGATGAAGACCTCGCTGTTGCCGCACGGCGGCGTGCTCAGCTTCGCGTCCTGGGTGGCGATGTACCAGGTGTCCGTGCCGCCCGGCTCGTTGTCGAGGTTGCCCACGGCGAACGCGTCGATGTTGCAGCCGGGGCACGGCCCGGAGAGGCCGGGGGACTTGGGCGCCTCGCCCGCGCCCGTGCTCCAGCTGAAGCTGACCGGCATGGGCTCCGGCGTGGGCGTGGAGACCTTGAACTTCCCCTCGTCCACGGTGATGCAGTTGGCGGACTCGGGTTTGATGATGGAGCCATCCGCCTTGCGCTCCTCGCACTCCCGGGTGGGCGCGAAGTAGTAGGCGTAGCGGTTGCCCCGCTCCGGCGAGAAGCCGATGGTGCCGTGGGCTTCCGCGTAGGCGCCCTTTTCCTGCAGGTAGGAGCGCTGGGTGGTGAACCAGGTGCGCAGGTTGGACTTGGCCTCCGCCTGCTTCGCTCGCGCCTGGAACTTGAGGAAGTTCGGAATGGCCACCGCGGCGAGGATGCCGATGATGGCCACGACGATCATCAACTCGATGAGGGAGAAGCCCCGGCGCTGCGGGGGGAACGGCGGACGGCGCATGAAGGACCCTGAGAAGAACCGGCTGCGCACGCGAAACTATCATTGACCGGGCCTCCCGCGCTGGAGCCCCCGGAGAGGCGCATCGCGTCAAGGACGTGGCGCCTGAATGCTCCCCGGCCGGGCGGCCTCCGGGGGCCGCTCGCTGCTAGGCTGGGTCCATGGTGGGCCGAGGCCCACCCCACACTCAGGGGGCACATGAATTCCATCCTCGCTCGGGTGGGCTGCGCCGTGGCGCTGCTCACCGTCTTCCCAGCGCTCGCGGCGCCTCCCGCCCCGCCGGCGCCTTTGGATCCTTCGCGGATCGCCACGCACCTGGAAGCGGAGCTGAAGACAGCC
The sequence above is drawn from the Archangium gephyra genome and encodes:
- the lepB gene encoding signal peptidase I, translated to MGSAPDSKHQRPRWKLYVLDIVALGVLFVGRASFADHYHVPSGSMEPTLAIKDHLAVDKRAYGLRVPLTHTWLTESEPQRGDVVVFDSPIDGKVMVKRLVGLPGDRIAFDGEALVLNGQTVAQEQTEDGARLELLPGARHALHPEPYQGPGMEELVIPPRHYLVLGDHRGNSADSRVWGLLPRENLLGRVVAVLYSSREGLSGGERWWIPMRTEEGSGVDPRLTR
- a CDS encoding elongation factor G, whose protein sequence is MKHPASPRVVTLVGPQGVGKTTLFESLLKSTGAEELRTTGSGGAATGRSMTLELSVAHTRFLGEEWTFIDTPGATEFTQEARHALMVSDAAVVVCDASPERAAALAPLLTFLDARRIPHLLFLNVLEEGGSPVREVLESLQAVSSRPLVMREIPLRQGGHLVGVVDLVSERAWGLGQGGKPALISLPDSDKPREETARRELIERLADLDDALLAQLLEDVIPPPQALYAQLERALREDRLVPVFLGSAEQGLGLERLLKGLRHEAPTVEETRERLGIPSEMPMLVQTFKTQHQPHVGKLSMVRVWRGGLQEGDTLANSRVGGVQRVQGTKQTSAGMAREGEVVTVSRVEGLRTGDLADAQGTLTPRDWPLAPPPVHQVAIVAEKRTDDVKLTTALARLVEEDPSLSVDQEADTQMLLLGGQGELHLRMALEHLRTRMRVPVLTRPLPIPYRETIRKTGSHHARFKRQSGGHGQFGDVVVEVKPLPHGEGFRFTSAVVGGSVPKQYIPAVEEGVKDGLRRGPLGFPVVDVEVTLTGGTYHSVDSSDQAFRTTGRLAMVELLPKLEPVLLEPILQVAIHVPNEAIPRAQRLVTSRRGQILGFDTHPEIPGWEVLTAYVPQSEMQGFIVELRSASSGLGSFVTRQDHYSELVGKQAERVVSHQQQPAAER
- a CDS encoding type IV pilin protein, translated to MRRPPFPPQRRGFSLIELMIVVAIIGILAAVAIPNFLKFQARAKQAEAKSNLRTWFTTQRSYLQEKGAYAEAHGTIGFSPERGNRYAYYFAPTRECEERKADGSIIKPESANCITVDEGKFKVSTPTPEPMPVSFSWSTGAGEAPKSPGLSGPCPGCNIDAFAVGNLDNEPGGTDTWYIATQDAKLSTPPCGNSEVFIVAGVPFNTYNDVDCDL